A genomic region of Blastocatellia bacterium contains the following coding sequences:
- the rplR gene encoding 50S ribosomal protein L18, with translation MIKKKTRQQRRLAVHKRIRKRVRGTAERPRLAVFRSLRHIYAQLIDDERGITLAAASTLDRALRANGRPRYGGNIAAAREVGKLIAARALERGITRVVFDRGGYRYHGRVKALAEAAREAGLEF, from the coding sequence ATGATCAAGAAGAAGACGCGACAACAGCGACGTCTGGCCGTTCACAAGCGGATTCGCAAGCGGGTGCGAGGGACGGCCGAGCGACCTCGCTTGGCTGTGTTCCGAAGCCTGCGGCACATCTATGCGCAGCTCATTGACGACGAGCGCGGGATCACATTGGCGGCGGCTTCTACGCTTGATCGCGCGCTGCGCGCCAATGGGCGTCCGCGATATGGAGGGAACATCGCTGCGGCGCGTGAAGTCGGGAAACTGATCGCCGCGCGCGCTTTGGAGCGGGGCATCACGCGAGTCGTCTTCGATCGCGGAGGCTATCGTTATCACGGGCGTGTGAAGGCACTGGCGGAAGCAGCGCGCGAAGCGGGCTTGGAATTCTAA